One segment of Patulibacter sp. SYSU D01012 DNA contains the following:
- a CDS encoding ATPase, T2SS/T4P/T4SS family: MSVHREIAADLHARVVALAAAPAEGGVSPAPEELLDEVLRRDAPLLPPEDRAEVRRLLLERTVGLGPLEPLLDDPEVDEIMISGTRPVWVERRGRLEETAVRFADDAELAHAIERMLAGAGRRVDRADPLCDARLPDGSRVHVALPPLAVDGPAVTIRRFRARRWTADELVRRGTWTPDVAAVVREAVAERRSVMISGGTGAGKTTTLGAISALLDPAERIVTVEDTAELRLGQPHVIRLEARPPRTDGTGAITIRELVRNALRMRPDRIVVGEVRGAEALDMVLAMTTGHDGSLSTIHASSPEAALRRLETLCLMADVGLPHVAIARMVGDAVGVVLQQSRGADGRRRITDAAHVRATADGWALERVPLAPDAGEAP, encoded by the coding sequence ATGAGCGTCCACCGCGAGATCGCCGCCGACCTGCACGCGCGCGTCGTCGCCCTGGCCGCCGCGCCCGCCGAGGGCGGCGTCAGCCCCGCACCCGAGGAGCTGCTCGACGAGGTGCTGCGCCGCGACGCGCCGCTGCTGCCGCCCGAGGACCGCGCCGAGGTGCGGCGGCTGCTGCTCGAGCGGACGGTCGGTCTGGGCCCGCTGGAGCCGCTCCTCGACGACCCCGAGGTCGACGAGATCATGATCTCGGGCACCCGCCCCGTGTGGGTCGAGCGCCGCGGCCGCCTCGAGGAGACGGCCGTGCGGTTCGCCGACGACGCCGAGCTGGCGCACGCGATCGAGCGGATGCTCGCGGGCGCGGGCCGCCGCGTCGACCGGGCCGATCCGCTCTGCGACGCCCGGCTGCCCGACGGCTCGCGCGTCCACGTGGCGCTGCCGCCGCTGGCGGTCGACGGGCCGGCCGTCACCATCCGCCGCTTCCGGGCCCGCCGCTGGACGGCGGACGAGCTCGTGCGCCGCGGCACCTGGACGCCCGACGTGGCGGCCGTGGTGCGGGAGGCGGTCGCCGAGCGCCGGTCCGTCATGATCAGCGGCGGGACGGGGGCGGGCAAGACCACGACCCTCGGGGCCATCTCGGCGCTCCTGGACCCCGCCGAGCGGATCGTGACCGTCGAGGACACGGCCGAGCTGCGTCTGGGGCAGCCCCACGTCATCCGGCTCGAGGCGCGGCCGCCCCGGACCGACGGCACGGGCGCGATCACCATCCGCGAGCTCGTCCGCAACGCGCTGCGCATGCGGCCCGACCGCATCGTGGTGGGCGAGGTCCGCGGCGCCGAGGCCCTCGACATGGTCCTGGCGATGACGACGGGCCACGACGGCTCGCTCTCGACGATCCACGCGAGCTCGCCCGAGGCGGCGCTGCGCCGCCTGGAGACGCTGTGCCTGATGGCCGACGTCGGCCTGCCGCACGTGGCGATCGCCCGGATGGTGGGGGACGCGGTGGGGGTCGTCCTGCAGCAGAGCCGCGGGGCCGACGGGCGGCGGAGGATCACGGACGCCGCACACGTCCGGGCGACGGCCGACGGCTGGGCGCTCGAGCGCGTGCCGCTCGCGCCCGACGCGGGGGAGGCGCCGTGA
- a CDS encoding RcpC/CpaB family pilus assembly protein encodes MTRRRRALLLLGLAVVLGALAAGDVSRRERALRAAVGPSVPVVVAGRDLPAGRQVDVAALAVRRVPARYAPADRIASPDEVAGLRPRVAVPAGRDVTLPVLDTGGGPQLRPGERVADLVATGDPKLVQPGTRVDLLVTRDGGGEGGATRLALEDAEVLRAESAPDDPTGETQGRRVAVGLRVTVKQAVYLAAAQNFASELRILPRGPGDERRGADGTVARSTLEGLG; translated from the coding sequence GTGACGCGTCGGCGCCGCGCCCTGCTGCTGCTCGGCCTGGCCGTCGTGCTCGGCGCGCTGGCCGCGGGCGACGTGAGCCGGCGCGAGCGCGCCCTGCGCGCCGCCGTCGGCCCCAGCGTCCCCGTCGTCGTCGCCGGGCGCGACCTGCCCGCCGGCCGGCAGGTGGACGTCGCGGCGCTCGCCGTCCGGCGCGTCCCGGCCCGCTACGCCCCCGCCGACCGCATCGCGTCGCCGGACGAGGTCGCCGGCCTGCGCCCGCGCGTGGCCGTGCCCGCCGGCCGCGACGTCACCCTGCCGGTGCTCGACACCGGCGGCGGCCCGCAGCTGCGGCCCGGCGAGCGCGTCGCCGACCTCGTCGCGACCGGCGACCCCAAGCTCGTGCAGCCCGGCACCCGCGTCGACCTGCTCGTCACGCGCGACGGCGGCGGCGAGGGCGGCGCGACGCGCCTGGCGCTCGAGGACGCCGAGGTGCTGCGCGCCGAGTCCGCCCCGGACGACCCGACCGGCGAGACGCAGGGGCGGCGGGTCGCGGTGGGGCTGCGGGTGACGGTCAAGCAGGCCGTCTACCTGGCGGCGGCGCAGAACTTCGCCAGCGAGCTGCGGATCCTGCCGCGCGGGCCGGGGGACGAGCGGCGCGGCGCCGACGGCACCGTCGCCCGCTCGACGCTGGAGGGCCTGGGATGA
- a CDS encoding HAMP domain-containing sensor histidine kinase translates to MSPLLLAGWLLAVAAASVLLAERRCARRRTERIVRACHELRGPLTTVMLALDAGDREPAARRDGRGELLPAVALELARARRAVEDLGAAARGRTGRDERRAVDVHALVRDLVAVHDVAARAAGRHVVLLPGAGDAVVLGDRARLAQAIGNLVHNALEHGQGTVRVGVAVRDGAVHVEVADDGHGLRVPVERLLASAARGQRGRGMRIVADALASHGGRLRAAPPGGGARLVAELPAATPVSSRAVPR, encoded by the coding sequence GTGAGCCCGCTGCTGCTGGCCGGCTGGCTGCTGGCCGTCGCCGCCGCGAGCGTGCTGCTCGCCGAACGCCGCTGCGCCCGCCGGCGCACCGAGCGCATCGTCCGCGCCTGCCACGAGCTGCGCGGGCCGCTCACCACCGTCATGCTCGCCCTCGACGCCGGCGACCGCGAGCCCGCCGCGCGACGGGACGGCCGGGGCGAGCTGCTGCCTGCCGTCGCGCTGGAGCTCGCCCGCGCCCGCCGCGCGGTCGAGGACCTCGGCGCCGCCGCCCGCGGCCGCACCGGCCGCGACGAGCGCCGCGCCGTCGACGTCCACGCCCTCGTGCGCGACCTCGTCGCCGTCCATGACGTCGCCGCCCGCGCCGCCGGCCGCCACGTCGTGCTGCTGCCGGGCGCCGGCGACGCCGTCGTCCTCGGCGACCGCGCCCGCCTGGCGCAGGCGATCGGCAACCTCGTCCACAACGCGCTGGAGCACGGCCAGGGCACCGTCCGCGTCGGCGTCGCCGTGCGGGACGGCGCCGTGCACGTCGAGGTCGCCGACGACGGCCACGGCCTGCGGGTGCCCGTCGAGCGCCTGCTTGCCTCGGCCGCCCGCGGGCAGCGCGGTCGCGGCATGCGCATCGTCGCCGACGCCCTGGCCAGCCACGGCGGCCGGCTGCGTGCCGCGCCTCCCGGCGGCGGCGCCCGCCTGGTCGCCGAGCTGCCGGCCGCCACCCCCGTCTCCTCCCGGGCGGTGCCCCGGTGA
- a CDS encoding response regulator transcription factor, whose product MSTRSAPFPLLVVEDDDLTRAFLLEHLTADGYDPTPAASLAEATAHLATASPALVLSDVTLPDGSGLELVERIRAADGIVSQVDPATPVLLLTGRDGELDRVRGFERGCDDYLVKPFSYAELRLRIAGLLRRVDRRPSAGVLRIGALVVDPARRRVTVRGTTVALTQKEYALLLALVREPLRVFTKDELLRTVWGFRSAGVTRTIDSHACRLRRKLAVHGDEFVVNVWGVGYRLVDAAPEAAVIREGVMTA is encoded by the coding sequence ATGTCGACCCGTTCCGCCCCGTTCCCCCTGCTGGTCGTCGAGGACGACGACCTGACCCGCGCCTTCCTGCTCGAGCACCTGACCGCCGACGGCTACGACCCGACGCCGGCCGCGAGCCTGGCCGAGGCGACCGCCCACCTGGCGACCGCGTCACCAGCGCTCGTGCTGTCCGACGTCACGCTGCCCGATGGCTCGGGCCTGGAGCTCGTCGAGCGGATCCGCGCGGCGGACGGGATCGTCTCGCAGGTCGATCCCGCCACCCCGGTGCTGCTGCTCACCGGCCGCGACGGCGAGCTCGACCGCGTGCGGGGGTTCGAGCGGGGGTGCGACGACTACCTCGTCAAGCCGTTCTCGTACGCCGAGCTGCGGCTGCGGATCGCCGGGCTGCTGCGCCGGGTGGACCGGCGGCCGTCGGCCGGGGTGCTGCGGATCGGCGCCCTCGTCGTCGACCCGGCGCGCCGCCGCGTCACGGTGCGCGGCACGACGGTCGCGCTGACGCAGAAGGAGTACGCGCTGCTGCTCGCGCTCGTCCGCGAGCCGCTGCGGGTGTTCACGAAGGACGAGCTGCTGCGCACCGTCTGGGGGTTCCGCTCCGCGGGCGTCACGCGGACGATCGACTCGCACGCGTGCCGGCTGCGGCGCAAGCTCGCCGTCCACGGCGACGAGTTCGTGGTCAACGTGTGGGGCGTCGGCTACCGGCTCGTCGACGCGGCCCCCGAGGCCGCCGTGATCCGCGAGGGGGTGATGACGGCGTGA
- a CDS encoding FUSC family protein → MADPTAGARPRPALRRLPHRARSVAQAAWAARVTAARIGVSFVTPLLLLVLLGHPHEGAVATQGAFAAIYARDEPVRRRLRVLVSAGLGLVLVVSLGTVVGGSAVATVVGAGLVAGTAALLGIAWDVGKPREFVIVLSFLASTQYGGGLSAVPERAALVLLGAAIVTAIAMAALLHRPRGPEEDAVRRFLVRLAQLLGAVGTEDAPAARHDVLFAAEHARTVLTRAGRSRRDQDRLVTIAVAGEAVLDAALGLVLRDADRLDPGWARAVRRVEASLTDPPAAADVPLPDETVGTMHGDRFARMMHRLVAVADPARGLQATLVPFGTRRLHRRRVAVLRRALRRGSLVRATALRIGVGVAVGTAVGLLIDEQRGIWVGLTTSAVMQASNVTLTLERTVQRAAGTIVGVGVAAAVLALDPTAGMVVLALAVCQTLMQATLFTAYGVATVFATPIALLIVDLGLPGTPAGSLVGARVVDTLLGCAVGLAARRLLWPRSAATQLGAAQGAVIEAARDVLHAALTRAEAPSSALVRRSRRTLHTALLNLQAVHEDAVGDLVLSSRTADERWPATAAVQRLAHAVMAFPATADETPAVRAQLPALDAALDALAHIAEGHRAPAWVPLPTLEGYPATERALTRLRDLLAGEAGTSGPEVRGAARGAVAPAG, encoded by the coding sequence GTGGCCGACCCCACCGCCGGAGCACGCCCACGCCCGGCGCTGCGGCGCCTGCCGCATCGGGCCCGCTCCGTCGCCCAGGCGGCGTGGGCGGCGCGCGTCACCGCGGCGCGGATCGGCGTCTCGTTCGTCACTCCGCTGCTGCTCCTCGTCCTGCTGGGCCACCCGCACGAGGGTGCGGTGGCCACGCAGGGCGCCTTCGCGGCGATCTACGCGCGCGACGAGCCGGTGCGCCGACGGCTGCGCGTCCTGGTGTCGGCCGGCCTGGGGCTCGTCCTCGTCGTCAGCCTGGGCACCGTCGTGGGCGGATCCGCCGTCGCGACGGTCGTCGGCGCCGGCCTGGTGGCGGGCACCGCGGCGCTCCTGGGCATCGCCTGGGACGTCGGCAAGCCGCGCGAGTTCGTCATCGTCCTCTCGTTCCTCGCATCGACGCAGTACGGCGGCGGGCTGTCCGCGGTGCCCGAGCGCGCCGCGCTCGTCCTGCTCGGCGCCGCGATCGTCACCGCGATCGCGATGGCCGCGCTGCTGCACCGCCCGCGCGGGCCCGAGGAGGACGCCGTGCGGCGCTTCCTCGTCCGCCTGGCCCAGCTGCTGGGCGCGGTGGGGACCGAGGACGCCCCGGCGGCCCGCCACGACGTCCTCTTCGCCGCCGAGCACGCCCGGACCGTGCTGACCCGCGCGGGCCGGTCGCGCCGCGACCAGGACCGCCTGGTGACGATCGCCGTAGCGGGCGAGGCGGTGCTCGACGCCGCGCTCGGCCTGGTGCTGCGCGACGCCGACCGGCTCGACCCGGGGTGGGCGCGGGCCGTCCGGCGCGTCGAGGCGTCGCTCACCGACCCGCCCGCGGCGGCCGACGTCCCGCTGCCGGACGAGACGGTCGGGACGATGCACGGCGACCGCTTCGCGCGGATGATGCACCGGCTCGTCGCCGTCGCCGACCCGGCGCGGGGGCTGCAGGCCACGCTCGTCCCCTTCGGCACCCGGCGCCTGCACCGCCGGCGCGTGGCGGTGCTGCGGCGCGCGCTCCGGCGGGGCTCCCTCGTGCGGGCCACCGCGCTGCGGATCGGCGTCGGCGTGGCCGTCGGCACCGCGGTCGGGCTGCTCATCGACGAGCAGCGCGGCATCTGGGTGGGCCTGACGACGTCGGCGGTCATGCAGGCGTCGAACGTGACGCTCACGCTCGAGCGGACCGTGCAGCGCGCCGCGGGAACGATCGTGGGCGTGGGGGTGGCCGCCGCCGTCCTGGCGCTCGACCCGACCGCCGGCATGGTGGTGCTCGCCCTCGCGGTCTGCCAGACGCTGATGCAGGCGACGCTCTTCACCGCGTACGGGGTGGCGACGGTCTTCGCCACCCCGATCGCCCTCCTCATCGTCGACCTGGGCCTGCCCGGCACGCCGGCGGGCTCGCTCGTCGGCGCGCGCGTGGTCGACACGCTCCTGGGCTGCGCGGTGGGCCTGGCGGCGCGGCGCCTGCTGTGGCCGCGGTCCGCCGCCACCCAGCTCGGCGCCGCCCAGGGCGCGGTGATCGAGGCCGCCCGCGACGTGCTGCACGCCGCGCTCACGCGGGCCGAGGCGCCGTCGAGCGCCCTCGTGCGCCGCTCCCGCCGCACGCTCCACACGGCGCTGCTCAACCTGCAGGCCGTCCACGAGGACGCGGTCGGCGACCTGGTGCTGTCCAGCCGGACGGCCGACGAGCGCTGGCCCGCGACGGCCGCGGTGCAGCGCCTGGCGCACGCGGTGATGGCCTTCCCCGCGACGGCGGACGAGACGCCCGCCGTCCGGGCGCAGCTGCCGGCCCTCGACGCCGCCCTCGACGCGCTCGCGCACATCGCCGAGGGCCACCGCGCCCCGGCGTGGGTACCGCTGCCGACGCTGGAGGGGTATCCGGCGACCGAGCGGGCGCTGACGCGGCTGCGGGACCTGCTGGCGGGCGAGGCGGGGACGAGCGGCCCCGAGGTGCGGGGCGCCGCGCGGGGCGCGGTCGCGCCGGCCGGCTGA
- a CDS encoding exodeoxyribonuclease VII small subunit, translating into MSPETDAPVELSFGAAYERLQQVAAELGADAAMAPERLIALLREGKGLERALREHLDRIEQEVRAIDEGEGAARFRIVDGAPSGAPDAPSGAGVGASNGVSGVPTAPPGDGLFGEDPPPSGPRRRDGPPAGAPPTLGFGDDDLPF; encoded by the coding sequence ATGAGCCCCGAGACCGATGCCCCCGTCGAGCTGTCCTTCGGCGCCGCCTACGAGCGCCTGCAGCAGGTCGCGGCCGAGCTCGGCGCCGACGCCGCGATGGCCCCGGAGCGCCTGATCGCGCTGCTGCGCGAGGGCAAGGGCCTGGAGCGCGCGCTGCGCGAGCACCTGGACCGGATCGAGCAGGAGGTCCGCGCGATCGACGAGGGGGAGGGCGCCGCGCGCTTCCGGATCGTCGACGGCGCGCCGAGCGGCGCCCCGGACGCGCCGTCGGGCGCGGGCGTCGGCGCGTCGAACGGCGTCTCGGGCGTGCCGACGGCCCCGCCCGGGGACGGCCTGTTCGGCGAGGATCCGCCGCCGTCCGGGCCCCGCCGTCGGGACGGCCCGCCGGCCGGCGCGCCGCCGACGCTCGGCTTCGGCGACGACGACCTGCCGTTCTGA
- the xseA gene encoding exodeoxyribonuclease VII large subunit: MSRPSTDPRTAAPIGVADYAARIGAALREAGPAVVEGEVQRPKQGGRGVWWFDLTDGENVLPCSYLPWLTRRRGPGGPTHTPRHGDRVRVRVRHTEFWGGGGRLRVVVDDVETAGEGELLRRRAELVDRLAAEGLCDPERFPPLPRFPRGVGLISGADSDALKDVIRGLRDRFPAVPVITACCRVQGVAAPGEIVDRLARLDGDPRVDVIVVARGGGSVQDLACFDDERLCRAIRAIATPVLTAIGHTDNNPVCNHVTHAAFVPRHAAERVVPDRRELLREVDHAAAALDRAARAPEALRRGLDATAHALHGRGRLERYRAAVHAAGRTVDGRAQGFLRGMHGELTDACRALERAPERVRAQTAQVRHTLDARPVGALADRAAATLRRGVEEHARLLDAADPRRRGWIAALGDDGRVVRHVADLRPGEAVALQLQDGTADATITALHPEDAPASDRPDEEPA; this comes from the coding sequence ATGAGCCGCCCCTCGACCGACCCCCGCACCGCCGCGCCCATCGGCGTCGCGGACTACGCCGCCCGCATCGGCGCGGCCCTGCGCGAGGCCGGCCCGGCGGTCGTCGAGGGCGAGGTCCAGCGGCCCAAGCAGGGCGGCCGCGGCGTCTGGTGGTTCGACCTGACCGACGGCGAGAACGTCCTGCCGTGCTCGTACCTGCCGTGGCTGACCCGGCGCCGCGGCCCGGGCGGGCCCACGCACACGCCCCGGCACGGCGACCGCGTGCGCGTGCGCGTGCGGCACACCGAGTTCTGGGGCGGCGGCGGACGGCTGCGCGTGGTCGTCGACGACGTCGAGACGGCCGGGGAGGGCGAGCTGCTGCGCCGCCGCGCGGAGCTCGTCGACCGCCTGGCGGCCGAGGGGCTGTGCGATCCGGAGCGCTTCCCGCCGCTGCCGCGCTTCCCCCGGGGCGTCGGCCTGATCTCGGGCGCGGACTCCGACGCGCTCAAGGACGTCATCCGCGGCCTGCGCGACCGCTTCCCCGCGGTGCCGGTGATCACCGCGTGCTGCCGGGTGCAGGGGGTCGCGGCGCCGGGCGAGATCGTCGACCGGCTCGCGCGCCTCGACGGCGACCCACGCGTGGACGTCATCGTCGTCGCGCGCGGCGGCGGGTCGGTGCAGGACCTGGCGTGCTTCGACGACGAGCGGCTGTGCCGGGCGATCCGCGCGATCGCCACGCCGGTCCTCACCGCGATCGGGCACACCGACAACAACCCCGTCTGCAACCACGTCACCCACGCTGCGTTCGTGCCCCGCCACGCGGCCGAGCGCGTCGTCCCCGATCGCCGCGAGCTGCTGCGCGAGGTCGACCACGCCGCCGCGGCGCTCGACCGGGCGGCTCGCGCCCCGGAGGCGCTGCGGCGGGGGCTGGATGCCACCGCCCACGCGCTGCACGGCCGCGGGCGCCTGGAGCGCTACCGCGCCGCCGTCCACGCCGCGGGCCGGACGGTCGACGGGCGCGCCCAGGGGTTCCTGCGCGGGATGCACGGCGAGCTGACCGACGCCTGCCGCGCGCTCGAGCGCGCCCCCGAGCGGGTGCGCGCGCAGACGGCGCAGGTGCGGCACACGCTGGACGCCCGGCCCGTCGGGGCGCTCGCGGACCGGGCGGCCGCGACGCTGCGCCGCGGGGTCGAGGAGCACGCCCGTCTGCTCGACGCCGCCGACCCGCGCCGCCGCGGCTGGATCGCGGCGCTGGGGGACGACGGCCGCGTCGTCCGGCACGTCGCCGACCTGCGCCCCGGCGAGGCGGTCGCCCTGCAGCTGCAGGACGGCACCGCCGACGCCACGATCACCGCGCTGCACCCCGAGGACGCCCCGGCGTCCGACCGTCCCGACGAGGAGCCCGCATGA
- a CDS encoding Rho termination factor N-terminal domain-containing protein has translation MTVLTREVLESSSLADLHALAGELAVDGFRKLRREQLVDTILERRGGAGDDEEQGGRRRRRRGGRRDEASSEATTISVPVAGDDEGDERPARRRRRRGGEDAETDAPREHGRSDRDRSDRDRSDEAETEGTVEGVLAITSNGSAMLKADDGTEVYVSAGQVRRCELVDGDRVGGPTRSPRRSERYPSLVRVETINGRAADETSTGTRFEELAAVRPTELLAIESEDPTVAAIAYLTPLGRGSRAVVVGPHAAGKTEALRRLAVALRGIDGLELLPVLAGVRPEELADWTDAGLQPAVALDLTAGPDARAKAIDEVVERGRRIAARGGHAVLLIDTLDGLGDGAARRILAAARKLRDGGSLTIVATRETPAGGESTVVRLDAALTATRRFPALDLAGSGTLRPETLVGEDGAAAIAKARAELA, from the coding sequence ATGACCGTCCTGACCCGCGAGGTCCTCGAGTCCAGCTCCCTCGCCGACCTGCACGCCCTCGCCGGCGAGCTCGCCGTCGACGGCTTCCGCAAGCTGCGCCGCGAGCAGCTGGTCGACACCATTCTCGAGCGCCGCGGCGGCGCCGGGGACGACGAGGAGCAGGGCGGTCGCCGTCGTCGCCGTCGCGGCGGGCGCCGCGACGAGGCCTCGTCCGAGGCCACCACGATCTCCGTGCCGGTCGCCGGCGACGACGAGGGCGACGAGCGCCCGGCGCGCCGCCGCCGTCGCCGCGGGGGCGAGGACGCCGAGACCGACGCGCCGCGCGAGCACGGCCGGTCGGACCGCGACCGCTCCGACCGCGACCGCTCGGACGAGGCCGAGACGGAGGGCACCGTCGAGGGCGTGCTGGCCATCACGTCGAACGGCTCCGCCATGCTGAAGGCCGACGACGGCACCGAGGTGTACGTCTCCGCCGGCCAGGTGCGCCGCTGCGAGCTCGTCGACGGCGACCGCGTCGGCGGCCCGACCCGCTCGCCGCGCCGCTCCGAGCGCTACCCGTCGCTCGTCCGCGTCGAGACGATCAACGGCCGCGCCGCCGACGAGACGTCCACCGGCACCCGCTTCGAGGAGCTCGCGGCGGTCCGCCCGACCGAGCTGCTGGCGATCGAGTCCGAGGACCCGACGGTCGCCGCGATCGCGTACCTGACCCCGCTCGGCCGCGGCTCGCGCGCCGTCGTCGTCGGCCCGCACGCCGCCGGCAAGACCGAGGCGCTGCGCCGCCTGGCCGTCGCGCTCCGCGGCATCGACGGGCTCGAGCTGCTGCCCGTGCTCGCCGGCGTCCGCCCCGAGGAGCTCGCCGACTGGACCGACGCCGGCCTGCAGCCCGCGGTCGCCCTCGACCTGACCGCCGGCCCCGACGCCCGAGCGAAGGCGATCGACGAGGTCGTCGAGCGCGGCCGCCGCATCGCGGCCCGCGGCGGCCACGCCGTCCTGCTGATCGACACCCTGGACGGCCTGGGCGACGGCGCCGCCCGCCGCATCCTCGCCGCGGCCCGCAAGCTGCGCGACGGCGGCTCGCTGACGATCGTCGCCACGCGCGAGACCCCGGCCGGCGGCGAGAGCACCGTCGTCCGCCTGGACGCCGCGCTGACGGCGACGCGCCGCTTCCCCGCCCTCGACCTGGCGGGCTCGGGCACGCTGCGCCCCGAGACGCTGGTGGGCGAGGACGGCGCCGCCGCCATCGCGAAGGCCCGCGCCGAGCTGGCCTGA
- a CDS encoding transaldolase family protein: protein MKLFIDTGSVKEVEEVARWGVLAGATTNPSLLAKAEGDAGEAIKRIAEIVQGPTSAEVVSEDPDRMVEEGVAVRTLHEHVIVKVPFGPAGLEATARLRELGHPVNMTLVFSAAQAILAAEAGATYISSFLGRLDDISIDSEFVLREIVEAVHENSSGAQVLAASTRSPLHVVKAATAGCDVATVPYKVLKQMLNHPLTDSGNAGFAKDWATKPELAEWLNGLVEQSKKG, encoded by the coding sequence ATGAAGCTGTTCATCGACACCGGCTCCGTCAAGGAGGTCGAGGAGGTCGCCCGCTGGGGCGTGCTCGCCGGCGCCACCACCAACCCGTCGCTGCTCGCCAAGGCCGAGGGCGACGCGGGCGAGGCCATCAAGCGCATCGCCGAGATCGTGCAGGGCCCGACGTCGGCCGAGGTCGTGTCCGAGGATCCCGACCGCATGGTCGAGGAGGGCGTCGCCGTCCGCACGCTCCACGAGCACGTCATCGTCAAGGTGCCCTTCGGCCCCGCCGGCCTCGAGGCCACGGCGCGCCTGCGCGAGCTCGGCCACCCGGTCAACATGACGCTCGTCTTCTCGGCCGCCCAGGCGATCCTGGCCGCCGAGGCCGGCGCCACGTACATCTCGAGCTTCCTCGGCCGCCTGGACGACATCTCGATCGACTCGGAGTTCGTGCTCCGCGAGATCGTCGAGGCCGTCCACGAGAACTCCTCGGGCGCCCAGGTCCTCGCCGCCTCGACGCGCAGCCCGCTGCACGTCGTGAAGGCCGCGACGGCCGGCTGCGACGTCGCCACGGTGCCCTACAAGGTGCTGAAGCAGATGCTCAACCACCCGCTGACGGACTCCGGCAACGCCGGCTTCGCGAAGGACTGGGCCACGAAGCCCGAGCTGGCGGAGTGGCTGAACGGCCTCGTCGAGCAGTCCAAGAAGGGCTGA
- the folP gene encoding dihydropteroate synthase: protein MTDELTLRLRDRTLTLRAGRPALMGIVNCTPDSFSDRDRPQGVDERVALGLRLAHEGAEIIDVGGESGTTHTQPVSPREEIARVVPVVQRLVEHGCLVSVDTWKPEVAEAVLDAGAHIINDVSGLYHARLASVVAARGAGIILMHTRADPKTEHFPDYGGRVVDDVRRVLNDLRERALGAGVRSDSIILDPGPDFAKMPAETVEVLRDLPKLGVHGHPLLLAVSRKYFVGTIIHREPDERLAGTLAALGWCAERARFSIARMHDVREAHDYLDVRDVLDGRRPMPSVDRDADERLQWLHDDDEDDDGDGGGSREPAVR from the coding sequence GTGACCGACGAGCTGACCCTGCGCCTGCGCGATCGCACCCTGACGCTGCGGGCGGGACGCCCCGCGCTGATGGGGATCGTCAACTGCACGCCCGACTCCTTCAGCGACCGGGACCGGCCGCAGGGGGTGGACGAGCGCGTGGCGCTCGGCCTGCGCCTGGCGCACGAGGGCGCCGAGATCATCGACGTCGGCGGCGAGTCGGGGACGACGCACACGCAGCCGGTCAGCCCGCGCGAGGAGATCGCGCGCGTGGTGCCGGTGGTCCAGCGCCTCGTCGAGCACGGCTGCCTCGTCTCCGTCGACACGTGGAAGCCCGAGGTCGCCGAGGCGGTCCTCGACGCCGGCGCGCACATCATCAACGACGTCTCCGGGCTGTACCACGCCCGGCTCGCCAGCGTGGTCGCCGCGCGCGGCGCGGGCATCATCCTGATGCACACGCGGGCGGACCCGAAGACGGAGCACTTCCCCGACTACGGCGGCCGCGTCGTCGACGACGTCCGCCGCGTGCTGAACGACCTGCGCGAGCGGGCGCTCGGGGCGGGCGTGCGTTCGGACTCGATCATCCTGGACCCGGGCCCCGACTTCGCGAAGATGCCCGCGGAGACGGTCGAGGTGCTGCGCGACCTGCCGAAGCTCGGCGTCCACGGGCACCCGCTGCTGCTCGCGGTCTCCCGCAAGTACTTCGTCGGCACGATCATCCACCGCGAGCCCGACGAGCGCCTGGCGGGCACCCTCGCCGCCCTCGGCTGGTGCGCCGAACGGGCCCGGTTCTCGATCGCCCGGATGCACGACGTGCGCGAGGCGCACGACTACCTCGACGTCCGCGACGTGCTCGACGGCCGCCGGCCGATGCCGTCCGTGGACCGCGACGCCGACGAGCGCCTGCAGTGGCTGCACGACGATGACGAGGACGACGACGGCGACGGCGGGGGCTCCCGCGAGCCCGCGGTACGCTGA